The following proteins come from a genomic window of Shewanella halifaxensis HAW-EB4:
- the minE gene encoding cell division topological specificity factor MinE: protein MSLLDYFKTKKEPSTAVTAKERLQIIVAHQRGERGAPDYFPQMKQEIIEVIRKYVQVGPDQVSVQLEQTDDNFSVLELNVTLPEQS from the coding sequence ATGTCTCTTCTCGATTATTTTAAAACGAAAAAAGAACCGAGTACTGCGGTTACAGCAAAGGAACGACTGCAGATTATTGTGGCACATCAACGGGGAGAACGCGGTGCTCCAGATTACTTCCCTCAGATGAAACAAGAGATCATCGAGGTGATCCGTAAGTATGTGCAAGTTGGTCCAGATCAAGTCTCTGTTCAACTTGAACAAACCGACGACAATTTTTCAGTGCTTGAGCTTAACGTCACTTTGCCAGAACAAAGCTAA
- the dsbB gene encoding disulfide bond formation protein DsbB encodes MNALTRFAHSKAAWLILMLSAVALELAALFFQHVMKLDPCVMCIYQRVAVFGLIFAGLIGVVGYRYRIARAVGVIIWSVSAAWGLKLALELVDMQMNPSPFATCSYLPEFPTWLQLHEWLPSLFMPTGMCSDIPWEFMGVTMGQWMIVAFGGYLLALAIFFIPALRKSA; translated from the coding sequence TTGAATGCACTCACTCGTTTTGCCCACTCAAAAGCCGCTTGGTTAATCCTGATGTTATCGGCTGTTGCACTTGAATTGGCAGCCCTATTTTTCCAACATGTCATGAAGCTAGACCCATGTGTCATGTGTATCTATCAACGCGTAGCGGTCTTTGGATTGATCTTTGCAGGCTTAATCGGTGTTGTTGGCTATCGCTATCGCATTGCTCGTGCAGTCGGAGTGATTATTTGGAGTGTGAGTGCTGCTTGGGGCTTAAAACTTGCTCTGGAGCTTGTAGATATGCAGATGAACCCGTCTCCATTTGCAACCTGCTCTTATTTGCCAGAGTTTCCAACTTGGTTACAACTTCATGAGTGGTTACCATCACTATTTATGCCTACGGGCATGTGTTCTGATATTCCTTGGGAGTTTATGGGTGTCACGATGGGACAATGGATGATTGTCGCCTTTGGTGGTTACTTGCTCGCGTTAGCTATTTTCTTCATTCCAGCATTGAGGAAGTCAGCCTAA
- a CDS encoding M50 family metallopeptidase yields MPSSGAPGRTRFLLELFIAFMVTRLPFVSVPFKWLESYFHELSHGLATIISGGIVSHIELFPNGAGLCFSQGGWPILIGFAGYFGAALWGYLIFMFATWPKGIRLSFGLLGGVVVLTIILWARDLLTVAILASLAVLFLLPLKLKQNRFLASGLRVMALMIILNALASPMVLLGLEGQGDANMLAGESWLPAWFWVFVWLATSAFMLYLCWRRVDGAASRLSKSK; encoded by the coding sequence ATGCCATCGTCAGGCGCCCCTGGGCGTACTCGCTTCTTACTCGAACTCTTTATCGCATTTATGGTCACTCGATTGCCTTTTGTTAGCGTACCTTTCAAATGGTTAGAAAGTTATTTCCATGAACTCTCTCACGGACTTGCTACGATAATCTCTGGCGGCATAGTGAGTCATATAGAACTGTTTCCCAATGGAGCGGGTCTATGCTTTAGTCAAGGAGGCTGGCCTATCCTCATCGGCTTTGCGGGCTATTTTGGGGCGGCGCTCTGGGGCTATTTGATCTTTATGTTCGCCACTTGGCCAAAAGGGATCCGCCTGAGTTTCGGATTACTTGGCGGCGTTGTAGTGCTAACGATTATACTCTGGGCTCGAGATCTATTGACTGTCGCCATTCTGGCGAGTTTAGCCGTGCTATTTTTGTTGCCTTTAAAACTTAAACAAAACCGTTTCCTAGCCAGTGGTCTGCGGGTGATGGCATTGATGATAATCTTAAATGCATTGGCTAGCCCTATGGTGTTGTTAGGGCTTGAAGGGCAGGGCGATGCCAATATGCTCGCGGGCGAAAGTTGGCTACCTGCTTGGTTCTGGGTGTTCGTTTGGCTAGCAACAAGTGCTTTCATGCTCTATTTATGTTGGCGTCGAGTCGATGGTGCAGCTTCGCGTTTATCTAAGTCGAAGTGA
- a CDS encoding alpha/beta fold hydrolase: protein MRLACDPDNEITIKLPHITLAARLWGAQDKPVILALHGWLDNANSFEPLSQYLTDYQILAVDWPGHGASQHRPGAYPLHWVDYLYDLDALLEALPIEQKPHAILGHSLGGIIASAYTAAFPDKVSNLLLIEALSPLYEGESKSKKRLQNSFSDHRRYLSNLAKPVKFHRDIALAAYARHKLTALDLQWCELLTQRNMQNLDSGVCWRSDPRLKLDSPLRLTYSQVDALMQAHKVNTLLISGSRGFPQLREAIPMANRWFDQLQTIELEGDHHLHMGNAEKVSAAIRAFLNR, encoded by the coding sequence ATGCGCTTAGCCTGCGATCCCGATAATGAAATAACGATTAAGTTGCCCCATATCACGTTAGCGGCACGATTATGGGGGGCGCAAGACAAGCCCGTGATTCTTGCATTACATGGTTGGTTAGATAACGCTAATAGCTTTGAGCCATTGAGCCAATATTTAACCGATTATCAAATCTTAGCGGTAGATTGGCCTGGGCATGGTGCATCGCAGCATCGCCCTGGTGCCTATCCTCTGCATTGGGTAGACTATCTCTATGATTTAGATGCTCTGCTTGAAGCACTGCCTATTGAGCAAAAGCCCCATGCTATTTTAGGTCATTCATTGGGCGGTATTATCGCCTCGGCTTATACCGCAGCATTTCCTGATAAAGTCAGTAATTTGTTGTTGATTGAAGCGCTCTCGCCGCTGTATGAGGGTGAGTCAAAATCAAAAAAACGCCTACAAAATAGCTTTTCAGATCACAGGCGTTATCTCTCAAACTTGGCAAAGCCTGTAAAGTTCCATCGGGATATTGCCCTAGCAGCTTATGCACGGCACAAATTAACGGCACTAGACCTGCAATGGTGCGAATTATTGACTCAGCGCAATATGCAAAACCTTGATTCTGGGGTATGCTGGCGCAGTGATCCTCGCTTAAAATTAGATTCCCCTTTAAGACTGACTTATTCTCAAGTCGATGCCTTAATGCAAGCCCATAAAGTCAATACTCTATTAATTTCTGGTAGCCGAGGTTTCCCCCAGTTACGAGAAGCGATCCCAATGGCGAATCGCTGGTTTGACCAATTACAAACAATAGAGCTTGAGGGCGACCATCACCTTCATATGGGGAATGCTGAAAAGGTGTCTGCAGCGATCCGTGCTTTCTTAAATAGATAA
- the minD gene encoding septum site-determining protein MinD gives MAQIIVVTSGKGGVGKTTSSAAIATGLAMKGHKTVVIDFDIGLRNLDLIMGCERRVVYDFVNVINGEANLNQALIKDKRCPQLFVLPASQTRDKDALTKEGVGQVLENLAKDFEYIICDSPAGIETGAMMALYFADIAIVTTNPEVSSVRDSDRILGMLQSKSKRAEEGLEPVKEYLLLTRYSPARVTTGEMLSVQDVEEILAIPLLGVIPESQAVLKASNSGVPVIIDQESDAGMAYSDAVERLLGKELPFRFLTEEKKGFLKRIFGS, from the coding sequence ATGGCGCAAATTATTGTTGTCACATCGGGTAAAGGTGGCGTGGGTAAAACCACCTCAAGTGCTGCAATTGCTACAGGTCTTGCGATGAAAGGCCATAAAACCGTGGTTATCGATTTTGATATTGGTCTACGTAACTTAGACTTAATCATGGGCTGTGAGCGTCGTGTGGTTTATGACTTTGTCAATGTTATTAATGGTGAAGCAAATCTTAATCAAGCTTTGATCAAAGATAAGCGCTGTCCGCAGCTATTCGTATTACCCGCTTCGCAGACCCGTGATAAAGACGCCTTAACCAAGGAAGGGGTTGGCCAGGTTTTAGAGAACCTAGCCAAAGATTTCGAATACATTATTTGTGACTCGCCTGCGGGTATTGAAACCGGTGCTATGATGGCACTGTATTTTGCAGATATCGCTATTGTAACAACCAACCCTGAAGTCAGCTCGGTGCGCGATTCAGACCGTATTTTAGGAATGTTACAGAGCAAATCAAAGCGTGCAGAGGAAGGTTTGGAGCCAGTTAAGGAGTATCTACTACTGACTCGTTACTCACCCGCTCGCGTAACAACTGGCGAAATGCTAAGTGTACAAGATGTTGAAGAGATCTTAGCTATCCCATTACTTGGCGTGATCCCTGAATCACAAGCCGTATTAAAAGCCTCTAACTCTGGTGTACCTGTCATTATTGATCAAGAAAGCGATGCAGGTATGGCCTACAGCGATGCTGTAGAAAGGTTATTAGGTAAAGAACTGCCTTTCCGATTTCTTACGGAAGAGAAGAAAGGTTTCTTAAAACGAATTTTTGGTAGCTAA
- the minC gene encoding septum site-determining protein MinC, with protein MQTPSLELKGSSFTLSVLHINSNDMAVIAAELDAKLAIAPQFFLGAPLVVNLSAIQATDFDILGLKEILTNRQLIIVGITSACPELTKQAKSIGLATVKTGKEATSQPQMPKTTKIVKQNVRSGQQIYAKNADLIIVGAVGNGAEVIADGSIHIYGTLRGKAMAGAGGDRHAVIMAQKIEAELVSIAGQYWLTENLQQNGAALSGCIRLEGESLTVESLPL; from the coding sequence ATGCAAACACCTAGCCTCGAATTAAAAGGCTCTTCTTTTACTCTTTCTGTACTGCATATCAACAGTAATGATATGGCAGTTATAGCAGCTGAGTTAGATGCTAAGCTTGCCATTGCACCACAGTTTTTTCTTGGTGCGCCTTTAGTGGTTAATCTTAGCGCCATACAAGCCACTGATTTTGACATATTGGGTTTGAAAGAGATATTAACCAATCGCCAATTGATTATTGTTGGCATAACCAGTGCGTGCCCAGAACTGACTAAACAAGCGAAATCCATTGGTCTCGCGACCGTTAAAACAGGTAAAGAAGCGACTTCACAACCGCAAATGCCCAAAACGACCAAAATCGTCAAACAAAATGTCCGCTCAGGGCAGCAAATCTATGCCAAGAATGCAGATTTGATTATTGTCGGCGCAGTGGGTAACGGTGCTGAAGTGATAGCCGATGGCAGTATCCATATATACGGTACATTGCGTGGGAAAGCGATGGCTGGCGCTGGTGGCGATAGACACGCTGTTATCATGGCACAAAAAATTGAAGCAGAACTGGTATCGATTGCAGGTCAATACTGGTTAACTGAAAATCTTCAGCAAAACGGAGCCGCTCTAAGCGGTTGTATTCGCCTAGAGGGCGAATCGCTTACGGTTGAATCATTGCCTCTGTAA
- the rnd gene encoding ribonuclease D: MLVFQYIEDDASLAALVEQYQEADLLVLDTEFVRTRTYYARLGLIQAYDGKTLALIDPLAVSNLELFWQLLNKESSVKLLHSCSEDLEVFARYGQCQPTNLFDSQIAAGLAGMGHGLGYAKLVEQTLEVSLDKGESRTDWLKRPLTEAQLNYAANDVYYLYKLYPQLVDKLKEQGRLDWVYEEGVRMTQGRLDTPDPDLAYLKVKNAFQLTSNQLAVLRDLAKWRMQRALQKDLALGFVVKDHALIGLAKKLPKTSNDLYKLTELTEQEKRIHGKELIKLIANVSYDNPPKPLDVIALKTGYKVAFKSIKNCITEQAEAKEIPIELLGSKKYIHEYLEWVWANKQGDKPLILTGWREAIVAEALAALKL; encoded by the coding sequence TTGTTAGTGTTTCAATATATTGAAGATGATGCCAGTTTAGCGGCCCTTGTAGAGCAATACCAAGAAGCTGATTTATTGGTGCTAGACACAGAATTTGTTCGTACTCGCACCTATTATGCAAGACTAGGTCTTATCCAAGCCTATGACGGTAAAACCCTAGCGTTGATTGACCCGTTAGCCGTGAGTAATCTTGAGCTATTTTGGCAGCTTCTTAATAAAGAGAGTAGCGTAAAGTTGCTACATTCTTGCAGCGAGGACTTAGAAGTCTTTGCCCGTTATGGCCAATGCCAGCCAACTAATTTATTTGATAGCCAAATTGCTGCCGGTTTAGCAGGCATGGGACACGGTTTAGGTTACGCAAAATTGGTTGAGCAAACTCTAGAGGTGAGTCTAGATAAAGGCGAGTCTCGCACCGACTGGCTGAAGCGACCGTTGACTGAAGCGCAGCTGAATTATGCCGCCAATGACGTGTATTATCTTTATAAGCTGTATCCTCAATTAGTCGATAAGCTCAAAGAGCAGGGCAGACTAGACTGGGTGTATGAAGAAGGCGTTCGCATGACTCAGGGGCGTTTAGATACGCCTGATCCCGATCTTGCTTATTTAAAGGTTAAAAATGCCTTTCAGTTGACATCAAATCAACTCGCAGTTTTAAGAGATTTAGCTAAATGGCGTATGCAGCGTGCTTTACAAAAAGATCTTGCACTGGGCTTTGTTGTCAAAGATCACGCATTAATTGGCTTGGCAAAAAAACTCCCTAAGACGAGTAATGATCTTTATAAGCTGACGGAACTGACCGAGCAAGAAAAACGTATTCATGGTAAGGAGCTTATTAAGCTTATTGCCAATGTGAGCTATGACAACCCACCTAAACCTTTAGATGTGATAGCACTTAAAACGGGTTATAAAGTGGCTTTTAAGAGCATCAAAAACTGTATTACAGAGCAAGCTGAGGCAAAAGAAATCCCGATTGAACTATTGGGGTCTAAAAAGTATATCCACGAATATTTGGAGTGGGTATGGGCTAATAAGCAAGGCGATAAGCCGCTTATTCTTACCGGTTGGAGAGAAGCTATTGTCGCAGAGGCTTTAGCTGCGCTGAAACTGTAG
- a CDS encoding class I SAM-dependent methyltransferase, which translates to MKKKMLTVSILLASTCSLSLLSTTAIAHVHQNTSLESAITSDFRQAKNTTRDEYRHPEQTLTFFDIQPSDTVIELWPGGGWYAEIIAPYLADKGQYIAGNFDTNPADEKARNGYRPKAGKSFEKWLEDNSAKLGSASTVTFDPPAYYVMGADNSADAVLTFRNLHNWAMKGYLEPVFDSAYKVLKPGGIFGIVEHRSNPGMDVKTGYMSQAEVIKLAEKVGFTLVASSEINANAKDTKDYPKGVWTLPPRLALDEQDKQKYLAIGESDRMTLKFIKK; encoded by the coding sequence ATGAAAAAGAAAATGTTAACGGTAAGTATTTTGCTCGCAAGCACTTGTAGCTTATCGTTATTAAGCACAACGGCAATTGCCCATGTTCATCAAAACACTTCTCTAGAATCCGCTATTACTAGTGATTTTAGACAGGCTAAAAATACTACTCGCGATGAGTATCGTCACCCAGAGCAAACCCTCACCTTCTTTGATATCCAACCTTCCGATACCGTTATTGAGCTTTGGCCTGGCGGTGGGTGGTATGCTGAAATTATCGCGCCCTATTTAGCCGATAAAGGCCAATATATTGCGGGAAATTTTGATACTAATCCAGCCGATGAGAAGGCGCGTAACGGCTATCGTCCTAAAGCGGGTAAGAGCTTTGAAAAGTGGCTCGAAGATAATAGTGCCAAGCTAGGTAGTGCCAGTACTGTCACCTTTGATCCCCCTGCTTACTATGTAATGGGAGCAGACAATAGTGCCGATGCAGTGCTCACCTTCAGAAACTTGCATAACTGGGCGATGAAGGGTTATCTAGAGCCTGTATTTGACTCAGCTTATAAAGTCTTAAAGCCCGGTGGAATCTTTGGTATCGTTGAGCATCGTTCTAATCCCGGAATGGATGTGAAAACGGGGTATATGAGTCAAGCGGAGGTAATAAAACTTGCCGAAAAAGTTGGCTTTACACTTGTCGCCAGTTCAGAAATCAATGCCAATGCAAAAGACACTAAGGATTATCCAAAGGGCGTTTGGACACTTCCTCCAAGACTTGCCCTTGATGAACAAGATAAACAAAAGTATCTCGCGATAGGTGAAAGCGATAGAATGACGCTGAAATTTATCAAAAAGTAA
- a CDS encoding lytic murein transglycosylase has product MVLGKQVLALVCCLSLLPVVAFAESEPKAHFSDYVVSLKQEALDKGVSLQTVNDVFPKIKMFKKALASDKNQPENQVTLETYLPKVVPQSKVDTARALYKQHYPELEKIGKRYGVQPRFIVALWGVESNFGQYGGDYPILSVTASLAYEGRREAFFREEFFAALKIAEREGIAFSELKGSWAGAMGQTQFMPSSYLTYAQDGDGDGKKDIWTNTSDVFASLAYYLQQTGWKASETWGRQVRVPKSFETDLADLKTKKSFNQWQELGVRRFDGSNLPKRDDMQVSMVMPDGIMGRKYLVYDNYRSLLRWNNSDYFAITVAHLSERIKYPAVI; this is encoded by the coding sequence ATGGTTTTAGGAAAACAGGTTCTAGCACTGGTTTGTTGTTTGAGTTTGTTACCAGTAGTTGCTTTCGCAGAAAGTGAGCCTAAAGCTCATTTCAGTGATTATGTCGTGTCTCTAAAACAAGAGGCGCTAGATAAAGGCGTTAGTCTGCAAACTGTTAACGATGTTTTTCCAAAAATTAAGATGTTTAAAAAAGCGTTGGCTTCAGATAAAAACCAGCCTGAAAACCAAGTTACCCTAGAAACCTACCTACCAAAAGTCGTGCCGCAATCTAAAGTAGATACGGCGCGGGCTTTATACAAACAACATTACCCTGAGCTTGAGAAGATAGGTAAACGCTATGGCGTGCAGCCGCGCTTCATAGTGGCGCTGTGGGGAGTCGAGTCTAACTTCGGTCAGTATGGTGGGGATTACCCTATTTTATCGGTAACCGCGTCTTTAGCCTATGAAGGTCGACGAGAAGCCTTTTTCCGTGAAGAGTTTTTTGCCGCATTAAAAATTGCGGAAAGGGAAGGCATTGCATTTTCTGAGCTCAAAGGCTCATGGGCCGGTGCAATGGGACAAACACAATTTATGCCAAGCTCCTATCTTACTTATGCGCAAGATGGTGATGGTGACGGTAAGAAAGATATCTGGACGAATACTAGTGATGTATTTGCATCGTTGGCTTATTATCTTCAGCAAACAGGCTGGAAAGCGTCTGAAACTTGGGGAAGGCAGGTTCGAGTACCTAAGTCATTCGAAACAGACTTGGCAGACTTAAAAACAAAGAAAAGTTTTAATCAGTGGCAAGAACTGGGAGTCAGGCGTTTTGATGGTAGTAACTTACCGAAACGCGATGATATGCAAGTTTCTATGGTCATGCCAGACGGGATCATGGGGCGAAAGTATTTGGTTTATGATAACTATCGCAGCTTGCTTCGCTGGAATAACTCAGATTACTTTGCCATTACCGTGGCTCATCTTTCAGAGAGGATTAAATATCCAGCAGTGATTTAA
- a CDS encoding YcgL domain-containing protein, with amino-acid sequence MICAVYKSRRKAESYLFVEKRNDFERVPEALMDMFGEPQLVMMLPIEKRDHLGFADIKKVRSELKEKGFYLQLPPPVVNLLEQHKKEIGFNPD; translated from the coding sequence ATGATCTGTGCAGTGTATAAAAGCCGTAGAAAGGCAGAAAGTTACCTTTTCGTTGAAAAACGCAATGATTTTGAGCGAGTTCCTGAAGCATTAATGGACATGTTTGGTGAGCCACAGTTAGTGATGATGCTACCGATAGAAAAGCGTGATCATTTGGGCTTTGCAGATATTAAAAAAGTAAGATCTGAGCTAAAAGAAAAAGGATTTTATTTACAGTTACCGCCTCCTGTGGTTAATTTATTAGAACAGCATAAGAAAGAGATCGGTTTTAATCCTGATTAA
- a CDS encoding YcgN family cysteine cluster protein, with the protein MAFWNEKTLAQMSTQEWESLCDGCGKCCLNKLIDDETEQLYYTNAACLLLDNKAGHCQNYEQRFSFVPSCTKVTVDNIESLTWLPDSCAYRRLFMGRELPTWHPLRTGSKEAMILAGMSVAGKVTCETKIRDIEDHIVLWPMKDVE; encoded by the coding sequence ATGGCGTTTTGGAATGAAAAAACCTTAGCACAGATGAGTACCCAAGAGTGGGAGTCATTATGTGATGGTTGTGGTAAGTGTTGCCTAAATAAATTAATTGATGATGAAACCGAGCAACTCTATTACACCAATGCCGCTTGTCTGTTACTCGATAATAAAGCGGGTCATTGTCAGAATTACGAACAGCGTTTTAGTTTTGTACCTTCGTGCACTAAGGTGACGGTTGATAATATTGAGTCATTGACTTGGCTTCCCGATAGTTGTGCATATCGTCGCTTGTTTATGGGGCGAGAATTACCGACTTGGCATCCGCTCAGAACGGGTTCGAAAGAAGCAATGATTTTGGCGGGTATGTCTGTTGCGGGTAAAGTCACCTGTGAAACTAAGATCCGTGATATTGAAGATCATATTGTACTCTGGCCAATGAAAGATGTTGAATAG
- the fadD gene encoding long-chain-fatty-acid--CoA ligase FadD yields the protein MDQLWINNLPDDVPSEIDVEQYASLVDLFETSVAKYADQPAFVNMGATLTYRKLEERSRAFAAYLQNELKLNKGDRVAIMMPNLLQYPIALFGILRAGMVVVNVNPLYTPRELKHQLTDSGAKAIVVVSNFAHTLEKVVDDTPVESVILTGLGDLLSAPKRTVVNFVVKYIKKMVPKYHLPHAISMRKALSKGRRLQYVKPVVKREDLAFLQYTGGTTGVSKGAMLSHSNVVSNLLQADAAYGPLLDNGKEFVVTALPLYHIFALTVNCLLFIHKGANNLLITNPRDLPAFIGELEKHPFTVLTGVNTLFNALVNNEDFGKLNFSELKLSIGGGMAVQRAVADKWQGLTKTRLLEGYGLTEAAPLVTCCPYNLGGYNGSIGFPVANTDLQVRDDDGNVLAQGETGELFAKGPQVMAGYWQRPEETTLVIDKDGYLATGDIGYMDEQGYFFIVDRKKDMILVSGFNVFPNEVEEVVALHSKVIEVAAVGVPHEVSGELVKVFVVANDKSLTKEDVIKHCRVHLTGYKIPKLVEFRDELPKTNVGKILRRELRDEVKQA from the coding sequence GTGGACCAACTTTGGATTAATAATCTACCAGATGATGTGCCTTCTGAAATTGATGTAGAACAATATGCATCGCTTGTCGACTTGTTCGAAACTTCAGTGGCTAAGTATGCGGATCAACCAGCATTTGTGAATATGGGGGCGACCCTGACTTACCGCAAACTGGAAGAGCGAAGCCGAGCTTTTGCAGCCTACCTCCAAAATGAGCTAAAGCTGAATAAAGGTGACCGTGTCGCGATTATGATGCCAAACCTTTTACAATATCCCATCGCATTATTTGGTATTTTACGTGCGGGCATGGTGGTCGTGAACGTCAACCCACTGTATACCCCACGTGAGCTTAAGCACCAACTAACAGATTCAGGTGCCAAAGCGATCGTCGTGGTGTCAAACTTCGCACATACATTAGAGAAAGTGGTTGATGACACTCCTGTTGAAAGCGTTATTTTAACTGGGCTCGGCGACCTATTAAGCGCACCTAAACGTACCGTAGTTAACTTTGTTGTTAAGTACATCAAGAAAATGGTACCTAAGTACCATTTGCCACATGCTATCTCTATGCGTAAGGCCTTATCTAAAGGTCGACGTTTGCAGTATGTTAAGCCTGTCGTGAAGAGGGAGGATTTAGCCTTTTTACAGTACACAGGTGGAACGACGGGTGTATCTAAAGGTGCCATGCTGAGCCATAGCAACGTTGTGAGTAACCTTTTACAGGCTGATGCTGCCTATGGTCCTTTGCTTGATAATGGTAAAGAGTTCGTTGTTACCGCGCTGCCGCTATATCATATCTTTGCATTAACAGTTAACTGCTTACTGTTTATTCATAAGGGTGCTAATAACTTACTTATCACCAATCCTAGAGATCTACCTGCCTTTATTGGTGAGTTAGAGAAGCATCCGTTTACGGTATTAACTGGCGTTAACACCTTGTTTAATGCGTTAGTTAACAACGAGGACTTCGGCAAGCTGAATTTCTCAGAGCTTAAGCTGTCGATTGGTGGCGGGATGGCTGTGCAGCGTGCTGTCGCTGACAAATGGCAAGGCTTAACGAAAACCCGCTTACTAGAAGGATATGGTTTGACTGAGGCGGCGCCACTTGTGACGTGTTGTCCATATAACCTCGGTGGTTATAACGGCTCAATCGGCTTCCCTGTTGCTAATACCGATCTGCAAGTTCGTGATGACGACGGTAACGTACTGGCACAAGGTGAAACTGGCGAGTTATTTGCTAAAGGGCCACAGGTGATGGCCGGTTATTGGCAGCGCCCTGAAGAAACGACTCTCGTTATCGATAAAGATGGCTATTTAGCGACAGGCGATATTGGTTACATGGATGAACAAGGTTATTTCTTTATCGTTGACCGCAAGAAAGACATGATCTTAGTGTCTGGCTTTAACGTTTTCCCGAATGAAGTGGAAGAAGTCGTAGCCTTGCACTCTAAAGTGATTGAAGTCGCGGCCGTTGGTGTACCTCATGAAGTATCTGGCGAGTTAGTTAAGGTATTTGTTGTCGCAAATGACAAATCTTTGACCAAAGAGGATGTAATCAAGCATTGTCGTGTGCATTTGACGGGCTATAAAATTCCTAAGCTGGTAGAATTTAGGGATGAACTACCTAAAACCAACGTAGGTAAAATTTTACGTAGGGAATTGAGAGATGAGGTCAAGCAAGCCTAA